The following coding sequences lie in one Xiphias gladius isolate SHS-SW01 ecotype Sanya breed wild chromosome 24, ASM1685928v1, whole genome shotgun sequence genomic window:
- the si:ch211-57n23.1 gene encoding uncharacterized protein si:ch211-57n23.1, producing MLHGAVSRAVLCLSCCLLLGVCSPAEGTGPAGPPPTFPREQESGEADLEDWEWGSGSSLLQLLHSFPADSPFVTETPGKPVNCSQRFWLPPSSAVCWENIAGPEEFAKSRLLVLQNRAALQAVSTSSGVDEGGISYDHQAREEVQGIRSDHLSVAETMQTMEKVFVSLAEKRKEGKEQGVFTSMREHLANARETIDGREHMVNHLEEQFSTLEKTMLNMQLRINKLFQQ from the exons ATGCTCCACGGGGCAGTGAGCAGGGCTGTGCTCTGCCTGTCCTGCTGCCTGCTGTTGGGGGTCTGCTCCCCAGCAGAGGGTACAGGACCAGCAGGTCCTCCTCCCACATTTCCCCGTGAACAAGAGTCAGGGGAAGCAGACCTTGAGGACTGGGAGTGGGGGTCTGGATCATCTCTTCTGCAGCTGCTCCACAGCTTCCCCGCTGACAGCCCCTTCGTCACAGAGACCCCAGGAAAACCGGTTAACTGCAGCCAGCGCTTCTGGTTACCTCCGTCCTCTGCAGTCTGCTGGGAAAACATAGCCGGACCTGAGGAGTTTGCCAAGTCCCGTCTGCTTGTTCTGCAGAACAGGGCTGCCCTGCAGGCTGTGTCCACCTCCAGCGGGGTGGATGAGGGAGGGATCTCCTATGACCACCAGGCCAGAGAGGAGGTCCAAGGGATCCGTTCAGACCACCTGAGTGTGGCAGAAACTATGCAGACCATGGAGAAGGTGTTTGTCTCACTGGcggagaagaggaaagaggggaaggaGCAGGGGGTTTTCACTAG CATGAGGGAGCATCTCGCCAACGCAAGAGAAACCATCGACGGCAGAGAGCACATGGTTAACCACCTGGAGGAGCAGTTTTCTACTTTAGAGAAAACTATGCTCAACATGCAGCTTCGAATCAACAAACTCTTCCAACAGTGA